The sequence below is a genomic window from Methylotuvimicrobium sp. KM2.
TCAGTTCGATGGGGGCGGGGGGTAAGCTTGATCCGACACAAATCAAAGTGGTTGATATTTCCAAGACCTATCATTGTCCATTCGCACAGTTCATTCGGATTCGCTTGCGAAAAATGGGTATCCGGAGCGGCGTTAAAACGGTGTTTTCGCCCGAGGCCGTGATCAAGGAATCGTTGATGATGACCGAAGGTAGTCGGTATAAAAAATCCGCCTACGGAACGATCTCGTATTTACCGGCGGCTTTCGGCGGGGTCTGCGCATCGGTCGTGATACGCGCTTTAATGCAGAAACAAGCACTCGACTCGAAAAAAGGCTTAATTCTAGAAAAAGCATTTCACCATGAAGAACATGAAGGTAATGAAGAAAAAAACAAAAAATCAACGAACTAATTCTTCATGTCACTTTATAGTTAGTTCGTTATATTGAATACTTTCACTGACTCAGCAGGACCGTGGGAATCAGTAGAGTAGGTCGGGTTAGCGCTAGCGTAACCCGACATTTTGTCCATCGATATGTCGGATTACGACTCTGTCTAACCCGACCTATCCGGCTGGATACCGGCAATCCATGCCGGACCGAGGGTGGCTGTTAACTTAATGGTAGTGAAGCAGAACGTGTGAATCTTAGGGGAAGTTATTAGAACCACAGGCCGGTGATATGTCGCCTTGGGCTTCTGACAATTCGATCGCCGAGCCGAGCTTGAAAATCGATCAATTCCGGATAGGCCATGGCTCGGAAGGTTCGGTCTTTTTCCAGTTCGAGTAGGCGTTTTACGCGTTCTTCGGTTGGAGGATGACTGCGAAGTAGTGAAGGGGCTGAATCGCGTCCGCCGGGGAAGAAAATTCGTTTCCAGAGAGAATATGGAGCGTGTTCGATTTTAGTCAACGCCGAGGCTAGGCCGCGAGGATCCCCCGTGACTTCGGCCGCACATAGGTCGGCGTCGAATTCTCGGGTTCTCGATAGTGCCAGTTGGGTCAAAGCGCTGATATAGGGTGCGAAAATCATCAGCAAAATTAACGGCCAGTTAAAACGGGCTTCGGTCAATAAAATAAACGGTAAATTGATCAATAAGACCAATTGCCCGAACAACGATAATAAGCTGGTGCCGCGGCTGAATAAATCCGCCAAGCCCATAATCCAAATGTCGTTATTACGGATATGGCCGGCTTCGTGGGCCAGTACGCCTGCCAATTCGCGCAGGCTTAGTTGGCCGAACAAGCCGTCGGTTAAGGCGATGGCGGCATGGTTTTGGCTTCCGGTCGTAAAAGCATTGAGCGTGCTGCTCGGTACGCGGTACAAAACCGGTAAAGTATTCAAGCCCGAGCGCTGGGCGATTTGCAGTAATAATTGATAGAGTTCAGGCGCTCTGTCCGGCGTGATCGGAATTGCGCCATAAAGGCTCATCAGCCAATGCGGGGACAGAGTCGGATTCAAAGTGACGACCAGCAAGCAGGACAATGATAATGCGATCAGTCCATCCAAGCCGGCAAATTGCCAACCTAGCAAGGCCATGTAGCTTGCCATCGATAAGAGCAGAATCAAGGAGTAAAAACGGTTGGCGATCGTAGGGCGTTTCATAACTTTGCTAAATTAACAAGATGATCATCAATTGTGCCGCCATGATTCTGAGAATCATGACTAAGGGATAAACGGTTGCATAGGCGATCGAGACAGCAGGAGAAGGACTAAGCCCGTTAGCAAAAGCCAAGGCCGGCGGATCGGTCATGCTGCCGGCCAACAAGCCGCATAGCGATAGATAATTTAGCTTAAAAAATAGTCGTGCAATGAAACCGACGAGCAGCAACGGCAATAGCGTAATCAATGCCGCGCAAGCCATCCAAAAGAAGCCGTCGCCTTGAATTAGCGTGTCGATGAAGCGATCGCCGGAGTGCAGGCCCACCGCCGCGAGAAACAAAACGATTCCCATATCCTTGAGAATAATGTTCGAGCTTTTCGGCAAATGCCAGGTCATTGTGCCCCAATTGCCGATGCGGCTCAATACGATCGCAACAATTAATGGTCCGCCGGCTAGGCCTAATTTGACCGCCGAAGGCATGCCTGGAAGCCATATCGGCCAACTGCCGAGCAATATGCCGAGGCCGATGCCGATGAAGATCGGCACGATTTGCGGATGATTCAACGTTTCGAGCGAATTACCCAGTAGTTCCTCGAGGCCTGCTAGGCCTTCCTTGCTGCCGACAGCCAGTAACTCGTCGCCGAAATGCACATGCATCGCGCCGGTCGGCGTAAATTCCACGTCGGGTCGATGTATCCTCGATATTGTGACGCCGAACAAAGCGCGAAGGTGTGCGATCGATTGACCCACGGCCTTTTTGTTAGTGACGACGAAACGCCCGGTGTGGAGGTTGCTGCTAATATCCTGAATGTTAACGTTGGCCTCCGGGCCGATCAACATTTTTAGTTTTTCCAATTGTTTCGGGCTTCCAACTACGCGAATCGAGTCGCCGGTATACAGTCGGCTGTCAATTGAGGCAACAGAGACTTGACCGTCATGCAGTATTCGAGTTACTACGACGCCCATGGCTTCGAAAAATGAAATCTCGCCGATCGCGATATGATTAAGATTCGAATTTTCGACAGTTAGATCCTTCCAGACCGGTGCTTGAGCATTGGCCCGCTGAATGCGGGAGAACAAATCGGCTTCGTGCTGAATCATCACGTTGAAAACCCGCTTGATCAGAAGCATGGATAGAATGATGCCGATAATTCCGAACGGATAGGCGACCGCATAGCCCATGCCGGGGAGTTTTAAGGTTTCTGCATCGATCGTCGGTAAACCGCCTAACACTTCTTGAGCCGCTGCAAGCGACGGTGTATTGGTCGTCGCGCCCGAAAATAGACCGACTATCGCGGCAATCGGAATATTTTCGATCAGCCCGATCGACACGGCCGTTAGGGCGCCAAGCAACACGATCGTCGCGGCTAAGATGTTTAACAAAATGCCGTGATGATAAAATGCATGAATAAAGCCGGGACCGACTTGAAGTCCGATTGCATAAACGAACAGAATGAGTCCGAATTCCCTCAAAAAATGCAGGATTTCGGAGGAAATGGTGATCTCGAAATGGCCGAAAGCTAATCCGGTAAACAATACGCCTGCAATTCCTAGGTTAAAGTTAAAAAGTTTAAGGCGGCCTAGAGCTAGCCCCGACGCGGAAACTAGGCTGATGACGATTAGGCTGTGCGGGACCGATTCTTCGCTGAAAAGCTCAATAAACCAATTCATAGAAAACGAATGACTCCCTAAATGCGCGACTAAAAAAATTGGTTAAAGGCATGGAGTGTGACAGACGAGGAGCCTATCTGATAAATTCTTATAGTTATTAAGGATATGGCCGCATATTACCAAGAGATTCTGGAATTTAGTAGTTAGAAGCTTGGCGTTAGTTTGAGTGTTACCGGCATTCTCGCAAAATTGAGCTTATGCTGGCTTGTTATTAGGCGACAGCCGGTTAAGATGAAGGTCGACAATAAAATCTGCCGAAGTCTACTCTTCATCTTCGTAAATTTCATCTCCTCGATAAGCTTGCTCGATTTTGTTTCGGATAGACGGAAACAAAAAATATTTTTCGTAATAGAGTCCTAAAATAATAACGGGTATCGCGATGAATACCGAACGTCCGACTTCGCCTTCCACCGCAATCGTCAGTCCTGCCGTTAGGAAAAGAAAAAAACCGATTAAGTAGAAGCGAATACCGAGTAGCGTTCCGGTTAGGAACATGGTATGAGCAAGAATGATGTGAATAATCAAGCCGGTTGCTTCGGTTTCGATAATGCTGGCATGCCAAAGTAACATGATTAGCATTACCGCCATGAAAGCACTCAGCCAAAAAATCGATTCGTATTTTAGAAAATGCGGCGTATTTTTTCCGCTTTGCAGTGCCGATGCTTGTTCGCTAATAAACGAGCTAATAAAAAAAATCGGCGTCATCGTCAACCAGTAAAAAAGCACCGCTCGTTCGGATAGGTAACCGATCAGGTCGCCGATAAAACACAATCCGATTAGGCCTAGAAAAATAATTTCATGGAGGTAGATATTCCGGATAATGCCGTCTATGTTCCAAGGTTTTTTTTGTCGGCTCATGAGTGAGTTCCTAACGATTAGATTAGTCGCTAATATACGGCAAAAATAGTTTTTTAAAAACAATGTCCGCGATAGCGGTAAATGTTCAACGTAGCCAACTTTTTTCTTATGCACAGTCTACCTTTGACTTCTTTAGGATTTGGTCATAAATAATTTCCCTGTTTTATGGCGTAGGTATCTACACAGCCAGCTCCATGCTGGTCCCTCACCTAGCGTTAGGTGAGGGATCGAGCCCGAGGCCTCCTCCGGCACTGCCGAAATTTGAAGTGCGAAAGGTATATATGTAAAAGCCGATTGGGCGTTAAAATGGTCGGCCGATTCGAAGTAGTTTGTGAAAAACTGCTTGTCGGCATTACCCGTTCTTTTCTATTCGAGGCTTCTGAATGAATCTTGAAGTATTTTTAGCGTTGTTTAGCTTGATGCTAATTTCGTTGGCTGTATTCATGGTGGCGCAAAAAGCCCGCATTCCTTATACCGTGCTGTTAGTGATTGTCGGTTCGTTATTGGTGCCCTCGTCGCGGGTCGAAGCCTTCGCGTTTATCAATAGTTTCGAGTTGACTCCCGAGTTGTTGTTTTTCGTATTTTTACCGATTTTGATTTTCGAATCGGCTTATAACATCAAAATCGGCGACATGATTAACAATATCCGGGCGATCAGTTTGCTGGCGATACCGGGCATGTTGGTGTCGACTTTTTTTATCGGTATTGCCGGTTTTTATGTGTTCAGATGGATTGGCTTTGAAGTGCCGATTATCGTGACTTTATTGTTCGGCGCGATCATTTCTTCGACCGACCCAGTCGCGGTATTGTCTTTATTTAAAGATTACGGCGCGCCGAAAAGACTCACATTGATTTTCGAAGGCGAAAGCTTGTTTAACGACGGTACCGCGTTCGCTATTTTTTTGGTATTTCTCGAAATTTTATTGCACGGCTTTGCCGGATCAACCTCGATCGCGAACGGTTTTTTGAATTTTTTCATCATGCTGTTCGGCGGAATTATGTTCGGTTTGTTGATGGGGTTTATATTCGCGAAACTAATCGAGTGGGTCAAAGGCCGAGAGCATTTGGAAATAACGCTGACGTTGTTGGTTGCGCATTTTACGTTCATTTTGACCGAGGTGATCTCCGAGCATATTGTGCTTTTAGGTCAGCAGCTTCGCTTCTCATCAATTATCGCGACCTTGGTCGCGTCGATGGTGATCGGTAATTTCGGCCGGTTCAAAATGTCGCACGGCGTCGAAGAATATATGGAAAAGTTTTGGAGTTATTTCGGTTTCGTGACGAATTCGCTGGTTTTCATCTTAATGGGTTTGTTGTTCGTCAAACAATCAATTGATTTGCATGTTGCGATTCTGCCTATATTACTGGCGATTGTTGTCGTGATGCTGGGACGTGCGTTGTCTATTTATCCGTTGCTGGGGTTGTTGAATCTGACTCGGAAGGAAGAGCCGATTCCCGTTTCCTGGATGCATTTGTTGTCCTGGGGTAGTTTGAGAGGATCGTTAGCGGTCATCATGGTCTTATTGATTCCTGACGATGCGGCCTTGCCGGGTTGGACTTATGACTTTTCGGTCAAGGATTTCGTTACTGCAATCACGATCGGTTGTATTTATTTTACCTTGTTGGTCAAGGCGACTACGATCGGTAAAGTGATGCACGCGCTCGGTATCGACGCATTGACGGATTATGAAGAAGTCAGTTATTACAAAGGTAAGGCATTGATATATGATGAAGTCTTGAGCTCTCTGGAACGTTTGTTTCAAGATAGAAAAATCAGCGAGGAACAGTACAAGGCGATGCGCGATAGTTATCAGCGTTTACATGACCAGGCTTTGAGCGAATATAAAGGCAAGTTTCCGAATGCCGCGGAATTGACTGAGAAGTTACTGCGTATTTTTGTGCTGGGCATGGAAAAGAGCGAATTGAAAGAAATCTATCATCGCGGCGACATTAATGAGAAAGTCTATAAAAAAATTCTCAATTTGCTGGATATTCAAATGGCCCGTATCGAAAAAGGACATTCTCAGTTAAATAAGTTGGACGAGAAGTTTCCGGTGGACGGAATAGAGCGTCTGATCAATGGTGTGCGAAGATTGTTATTTTTGTCGTCGCAGAATTTGCAGCCCCAAGAGCTTTATATTTATTACCGAACTCAATATCAAATGCTCGAAACGGTGGTCGGAAGATTGGAAGGCTTGCAAGATAGCAGTCTAGGCGAGATTTTCGACGACGCCGATGCATTGTGCCGAACTATCGATCTATACAAAGCGTTGGCTGCGAATACCAAGCAAAACCTCGATAAGATGATTGAGTCGAATTACGAATTGTTAACGGATTTCAATTCGGTTAGCGGGCAAAAAGCGCTCGATGCCCAGCAAATGGAAACGCTGGACAAGTTGAGTAAAAATGAGATTATCAGTAGCAAATTGTACATTATGTTATTTAATGAGCTACGAGAAGGAAGGAAATAGGTGAAAGGTGAAAGAGGAAAGAGGGAGCTTGACAAGTAGTTAAAATACCGCATCATTCACTATTCACCGATCACTACCCGTCAATTTCGAATAATTGTTGAACCGACCCTTGAAAATCGGAATCAATGTAGAGAAGAGAGTTTTATATCGATTTGGATGTTATCCAGCTAATTTTGCGGAGAAGATCATGAGACGAATCTATTTTTTGGTTCCGGATATTGCTATCACTCATAAAATTGTGGACGAACTTAAGTCCGAAGGGATCGAAGAGCGCCATATTCATATTTTGGCGAAACGCGATACGCCGCTCGAAGGTTTGCCTGAAGCGGGCGTGACGATAAAAACGGATTTTCTTGCTGCTGCCGAGCGTGGCGCTGCGTTGGGCGGGTCGACAGGAGTACTAGCGGGGTTGGTGGCATTACGGTTTGCTGGTTTTGCGATTGCCGGGGGGCCTTTATTGGGCGTACTTTTGGTCGGCGCGACTATTGGTTCTTTGATGGGAGGGCTTTCGGGGATGAATTCGGGTAATTCTCGCTTGAGGCAATTTGAGGAAGCTATAGAAGCAGGGCAGCTGTTAGTGTTGATAGATATAAATAAAAATGAAATTGATGAAATTAGTCGGTTGATTAAAATGCACCACCCAACCGCCGAGTTCGAAGGAATTGAGCCGATTATGCCCCCTCCTTACTGAAATATTATTCAACTTTGCGGGGATGCTTCGATAACGGTAAGCATACCCCGCACCCTCAGTAAGCTAGAGCGATTTTCAGTATGAAAGGGTTAGGCCACATACGCATCAAGCCAAGCCACTTCCTCGCTACTAGGGATTTTGTAATAAATAACCTTCTGGAACTATGAGCTTTGTTGAGGGTTTGGTAACTCCCTTGACAGGCCCAGCACCTAAATGAAATTACCCAAAATAGTTAACCATGGCCAATGGGGGCTATGGAATTCATCCAGCACCTAAATTAGTCATGATATTAAACATAGCCAATCGGCTATGGAATTTAGGTGCTGGATTTAGGTGCCGGCGTTCCTCGAAGCATATCCCACGCCTTAAGATCAGCGAAACTGATCAAACTGGGAATTACTGGCTTCAACTGATTTTTTAGGCGTATCGGAATTCGAGGTTGTGAATGCGGAAAAAGTATCGATTCAATGCTTTTTTGCTGTTTATTATATTCTTGAAAAATAAGTAAAATATTTTTTTTAAAGGGTATTTTGAGTTTGTTGTTTCGGGCGTTTGCTTTGCATCGCTCTACGACTTAATGGATAATGGCGGCCTTTGTGCAAGCGAACTCGATTTTTCCTTGCGATTTTCCTTTCGTCATTTAGGATATATTCTGTGAAGAAAATGCCGCCTATCCGATTTATTCCTTTAACCCTATTTTTCTTGTTATTACCGGTATCCGCGTTTGCTTCGGTCGCCGGGCTTGAAACGATCAATTTGACCGATCATGCAGTCGGTTATTTTGCATTATTGATATTTGTCGTTGCTTATGTGCTAGTCATACTCGAAGAGCAAACCCATTTGCAAAAATCTAAACCCGTGCTGCTTGCGGCCGGTATCATTTGGGCGATGATCGCCTATGTCTACGCATCGCACGGCCTGAATGAAACGACCGAAGAAGCGTTGCGCCATAACTTTTTGGAATATGCCGAGCTTTTTTTCTTTTTGTTAGTGGCGATGACCTATATCAGTGCGATGATAGAGCGGGATGTTTTTCAAGCATTGCACTTCTGGTTGGTTTCTAAAGGTTTCAGTTATCGGCAAATGTTTTGGATGACCGGTATTCTCGCCTTCTTTATCTCGCCGATAGCCGATAACCTGACGACCGCGCTGATTATGTGTACCGTTGTGATGACGGTCGGTGCAAGCAGGCCGGAGTTTGTCGCGATATCCTGCGTCAACATCGTAGTGGCCGCGAATGCCGGTGGCGCGTTTAGTCCTTTTGGCGATATCACGACGCTGATGGTTTGGCAAAAAGGCATTATCGACTTTGGTGACTTTTTCAAGCTGTTTATTCCTTCACTCGTCAACTTTGCCGTGCCTGCCGCGATCATGCATTATTTTATACCGGTGGGTTTACCAACTTTACCGGAAGAGGATAGCGCCGAAATCAAACATGGCGGTTTAGTCATCGTCGGTTTGTTTTTAGGGACTATTGTAACGGCCGTATTGTTTCATCAGATTTTGCATCTGCCGTCGGCGTTCGGCATGTTGACCGGTTTCGGTTATTTGAAATTTTTCGGTTATTACCTGCGCATGAAACATCGACGCGAGTTTTCCAGTTTCGATTCGGTTCCGGGCAGCGAAGGGCAAGGGAGCGGTTTCAATGTCTTCAGCCAGATTGCTAAAGCCGAGTGGGATACGCTGTTCTTTTTTTACGGCGTCATCATGTGTGTCGGCGGCTTGGGCTTTATCGGTTATTTGAGCATCGCCTCGGAATTCATCTACGGCGAATTAGGCGCGACTTACGCGAATATTATCGTCGGCGTGATGTCTGCGATTGTCGATAACATTCCGGTTATGTTTGCAGTATTAACGATGAATCCCGACATGCCCGAAGTACAATGGTTGCTGGTCACATTGACTGCGGGCGTCGGCGGCAGTTTGCTGTCGGTCGGTTCGGCGGCAGGTGTCGCGTTGATGGGGCAGGCGCGCGGCAGTTATACCTTTTTCAGTCATCTGAAATGGACTCCCGCGATCGCGTTGGGATATGCAGCCAGTATCGGCGCGCATATGCTGATTAACGGTTGACCTATAGTTTCCCATAGAGATGCAAACTAACGCTTTTGTTTTGCTTCGACACATTAAGCTCGTTACATTTGGTTTGCATCTCTGCCGGAGTAAGCATTAAAAAAATCCGATTATCATCGCCTGAATCGCTCTTTCGTCGACACCCTTGACGCCGTATTTGTTGTACCAGTGCGAATATTCGGTACCAATGTAAATCGTGTCGTTTTTCCAACCGGCCAAATTGCCGATATCGACCAATAACTGCGGCTGAGCCAGAATGTTGAAGTTTCCCGATGTATTGGTATTTCCGGTTCTGAAGTCGGTAAAGCCTCGAAACTTAAAATTGATGCAGCCTATTGTGAAAGGTAGGCTCCAAACCGGCGTAAATTGAAAGCCGTAGCGGCCGCTAACATCGTCGGCTTTATAGACGGTCACGTCGAATTGCAGATAATCGAATAGACTGTTTGCAAGGTCGAAGCTTAAACCGAACATGTAGGCCTTAAAGTGGTCTTGTACCGGTAGATTGCTGATATTAAGGCCTAGCGCTAACGAAATATCCTTGATCGGACCTAATGCCAGATTGAGCCCGGTTACTTTATTCCAGCTTAAATAGGTGTAGACCTCGGCATAGACTTCGGTACCGACATCGTCGCGGGGCATGACGTCGACAAAGAAAAAATTGGTACCATATTGCCAGCCATGGGCATGTTCGACCGTGACCGTCGTTCGTTTCGGCTCGCCAAATTCGAAATCTCCTCCGTACAGCAACTGAACATTGCTCGCGGTCCAGTCAATCGCGTGAACAGGCAAGGCGCAACAAAGTAGCAGCGCAGACCAATACGCTGCTACTTTTGCCATGTTACTTCCAAATGCTGATGATATTCGTAAAATCATCGGTCCAGGGCCGCATGTCGAAATACAACGGCATTTTTTCCCAGCTTCCGAGTCGACTGGCGATGAGCGGGTTCAATAGCTTCTCGTCTTTCGCCATCACGACCCAATCGGTGGCCGTGACCAACGGAATCGAGCCGTCCGTTTTAAATTCCTGAATCAATGCGGCTAATTGCATTTGTTTGGCATGGTCGGCCAGCACTTTCTTCAAGGCCAGATGGCGATTGGTGATATGAAACGCCAAAATACCATTCGGTTTGAGTTTTTCGAAATACAAATCGAGCGCTTCGCGTGTCAACAGGTGGGTTGGTACGGCATCCGAGCTGAATGCATCCATGATCAAAAGATCGAACTTGCGGTCCGGTTCTTCCGCCAGAGATAGTCGAGCATCGCCGATATTATGGGTCAAATTGCGGGCACAGCGTTTCAGATAAGTGAAATAGTCCGGATTTTCGGCTATTTCGACGACCAGCGGGTCGATCTCGTAAAAAGTCCATTGTTGATTATCCTTGGCGTAACAAGCCAATGCGCCGGCGCCGAGGCCGACCGCACCGATGACCCAATCGCCGTTTTGCTCGTCATAGCTTTTAAATAACTGGCCCATCGGCCCGGGGCGGCTGTAATAGGTCAACGGAACAGTTTCCAAATGGGCTGCCAAGCGTTGCGCTCCGTGCTTGGTCGTGCCATGAAACAGCTCGCGGTATTTTTCCGGACGGTTTTGTTCATCGAGTAAAACATTTTCACGCACAGACAGTACGCCAAAGAAGGTTCGATCCTGAAAAATCGTGTTGGACACCAAACCATGCAAACCCTGCGTGAAGAAGATTAATGTTCCCGCCAGCAAGGCCAAAGATAAGGGCTGATTTCTGAACGCATAAGTCAGGCCAGCCAATAGAATCAAGCCTGTGCCGATCGTGTCGAGATATTGCGGCAGATCGTCTACCGTTAAATAGATGATCAATCCGCAGGCAATCACGATGGCCGGAAAAACGGCTTGCATAGTCCAGCGGTAACCGGTCGAGATATCCAATCCGGGGCGCAGCAGTAATGCCGCAATGATCATGATTGGATATTCGTAAACCGCATTGAAAACGAACGGTGCGACAAAGGTGTTGAACATGCCGCCGAGCATGCCGGCGAACGACATGATCAAATAAAAGTCGGTCAAATGCCGCGTATGGGGGCGTAGTCTGGCTAGTTCGCCGTGACAAACCATGATGGCCAGGAAAAAGGCGGTCGAATGCAGTACCAGATCGAGCCAATAGGGCAAGATTGCCGGATTGATGAACGAATAAGCGATAAAGGGTAGCAATATTACCGGCTGCAGTGCCGTCATGATCGGATGTGTTTTTAGGTTCCATTTCGAAAACACGATGATGAAAGACAGCAAATAGAGCGTTAGCGGAATGATCCACAGCAACGGCACCGATGCGATATCGGTGCTGATAAAGTTAGTCAAGCCCAACAGTAAGCTCGAAGGCACGAAGGCCAAGGCGAGCCAATGCAGGCGGGTTTTGTTGTCGAGCTCAGGGGACAGCAGGATGTCTTCCTGTGCCGATGCGTCCGTTCGCGGCGTGTTTTGCCACAAGCTCCACCCGCAACCGGCAATCATCAAACATAAGACTGCATAGCCGCCGCTCCAAACGATTTGTTGCAAAGCCAATCCGATATTCGGTTCGATCACAAATGGGTAGCTTAATAAGGCCAACAGGCTTCCGGCATTGCTTGCGGCATAAAGATAATAAGGGTCGTGACTGGTGTGGTGGCCGACTTGCGCGAACCATTTTTGCAACAGAGGCGCTGTGGTCGAAACGACAAAGAAGGGCAGGCCGATCGCCAGGAAAAGTGTGCCAAGCAGCCATAACGTCGGGTTGCTCTCGGTCGGAGGCGATAGATCATCCGGCAAAGCGACCGGCAATATCAACAGGCTGATCAATAGGACGGCGGCATGGATCTGAAGCTGTCGCCGAGTGTCTTGGCGAGTCGATAAAAAATGCGCATACATATAGCCTAGGAATAGGATGCTTTGATAAAACACCATGCAGGTATTCCAAACCGCGGGCGTGCCGCCCAATTTAGGCAAAATCAGCTTGCCGAACATCGGTTGTAGGCTAAACATCAGTGTGGCGCTGGTGAATAGCGTCGCGGCGAAAAGCAGAATGAGCGAGAGTCTGCGGTCTTGTAAAGAGAGTGACGGGGTGTTCATTATTATTATCGACTGTAAGAGTATGCTGTTTCGAGTGCGCTATGATAAAGCATTTTCAATGGAATTGGGGTGTTGGTCTTTGCAGTGGAGGTGGTTTGCCGGCCCGATGTATGTCTTGATGAACAGAGTAAATATATGTCACATTGCTAATCAAATTTTGGTAACGATAGATATTTCAATTCCGAAATTTGAAGTGTGGACAGCCGCGTAGCCCGGATGGAGCGTAGCGCAATCCGGGAGGTTCGGAGCCACGCCATTCCCGTATTCCGCTACGCTGCATACGGGCTACGCGCTTTAATAGTAACCTGGGAAAGAGCGAATGCGTTGGCCGTTTTTAGCTTGATGCGTATGGCCACCTAGCCCCCTTACAGCAGTTGTCAAAGTTATTTAATACTCGTTCCTAATCAAATTTCGGTAGCGATAAATATATGTCAGTTCCGAAATTTGAAGTGTGGATAGGTGTAATCTATAGGACTTACGCATTGACAGCAGAAAGTAGTCATGAAAGCCTATGGTGACTACTTTTTGATAAAATTTAGTTGTTAAATATCAATATATTAAAAATTTATCTAAAACTTGAAATCCGTAATTTTTACAGAGGAATTAAATCAAAAATCCTTCACTGAAACATATAAGCATATGAATTTTAATTACATATTTTTGTCAATGCGTAAGTCCTAATCTAGTCGTTTTTATCAAGAAACCATGACAAACTCTTGAGAAAGTTTTCTGCATCGGTTGCTGGTAGAGGCTTGCTGAAATAGAATCCTTGCACGTTATCGCAGTGGTTTGCTTTGAGAAAATCCAATTGGTTTTCACTTTCTACTCCTTCCGCCGTAACGGCTTTACCATGAGCGTGCGCTTTATTGATGATCGATATGACGCTGTCCGCATTTTTGATATTGACGGGTAGGGTTCGAATCAGTGCTCGATCGATTTTAATGGTTTGCGCCGGAAGGGAATCGAGCCGCTCCAAAATAGGCGAGTCGGAATTGATATCGTCTATTGCGACCGACAGGCCCGCAGCATTTAGTTGATCGATGATATTCACCGC
It includes:
- a CDS encoding zinc metalloprotease HtpX, coding for MKRPTIANRFYSLILLLSMASYMALLGWQFAGLDGLIALSLSCLLVVTLNPTLSPHWLMSLYGAIPITPDRAPELYQLLLQIAQRSGLNTLPVLYRVPSSTLNAFTTGSQNHAAIALTDGLFGQLSLRELAGVLAHEAGHIRNNDIWIMGLADLFSRGTSLLSLFGQLVLLINLPFILLTEARFNWPLILLMIFAPYISALTQLALSRTREFDADLCAAEVTGDPRGLASALTKIEHAPYSLWKRIFFPGGRDSAPSLLRSHPPTEERVKRLLELEKDRTFRAMAYPELIDFQARLGDRIVRSPRRHITGLWF
- a CDS encoding putative transporter encodes the protein MNWFIELFSEESVPHSLIVISLVSASGLALGRLKLFNFNLGIAGVLFTGLAFGHFEITISSEILHFLREFGLILFVYAIGLQVGPGFIHAFYHHGILLNILAATIVLLGALTAVSIGLIENIPIAAIVGLFSGATTNTPSLAAAQEVLGGLPTIDAETLKLPGMGYAVAYPFGIIGIILSMLLIKRVFNVMIQHEADLFSRIQRANAQAPVWKDLTVENSNLNHIAIGEISFFEAMGVVVTRILHDGQVSVASIDSRLYTGDSIRVVGSPKQLEKLKMLIGPEANVNIQDISSNLHTGRFVVTNKKAVGQSIAHLRALFGVTISRIHRPDVEFTPTGAMHVHFGDELLAVGSKEGLAGLEELLGNSLETLNHPQIVPIFIGIGLGILLGSWPIWLPGMPSAVKLGLAGGPLIVAIVLSRIGNWGTMTWHLPKSSNIILKDMGIVLFLAAVGLHSGDRFIDTLIQGDGFFWMACAALITLLPLLLVGFIARLFFKLNYLSLCGLLAGSMTDPPALAFANGLSPSPAVSIAYATVYPLVMILRIMAAQLMIILLI
- a CDS encoding sodium:proton antiporter, whose amino-acid sequence is MNLEVFLALFSLMLISLAVFMVAQKARIPYTVLLVIVGSLLVPSSRVEAFAFINSFELTPELLFFVFLPILIFESAYNIKIGDMINNIRAISLLAIPGMLVSTFFIGIAGFYVFRWIGFEVPIIVTLLFGAIISSTDPVAVLSLFKDYGAPKRLTLIFEGESLFNDGTAFAIFLVFLEILLHGFAGSTSIANGFLNFFIMLFGGIMFGLLMGFIFAKLIEWVKGREHLEITLTLLVAHFTFILTEVISEHIVLLGQQLRFSSIIATLVASMVIGNFGRFKMSHGVEEYMEKFWSYFGFVTNSLVFILMGLLFVKQSIDLHVAILPILLAIVVVMLGRALSIYPLLGLLNLTRKEEPIPVSWMHLLSWGSLRGSLAVIMVLLIPDDAALPGWTYDFSVKDFVTAITIGCIYFTLLVKATTIGKVMHALGIDALTDYEEVSYYKGKALIYDEVLSSLERLFQDRKISEEQYKAMRDSYQRLHDQALSEYKGKFPNAAELTEKLLRIFVLGMEKSELKEIYHRGDINEKVYKKILNLLDIQMARIEKGHSQLNKLDEKFPVDGIERLINGVRRLLFLSSQNLQPQELYIYYRTQYQMLETVVGRLEGLQDSSLGEIFDDADALCRTIDLYKALAANTKQNLDKMIESNYELLTDFNSVSGQKALDAQQMETLDKLSKNEIISSKLYIMLFNELREGRK
- a CDS encoding DUF1269 domain-containing protein, which produces MKIGINVEKRVLYRFGCYPANFAEKIMRRIYFLVPDIAITHKIVDELKSEGIEERHIHILAKRDTPLEGLPEAGVTIKTDFLAAAERGAALGGSTGVLAGLVALRFAGFAIAGGPLLGVLLVGATIGSLMGGLSGMNSGNSRLRQFEEAIEAGQLLVLIDINKNEIDEISRLIKMHHPTAEFEGIEPIMPPPY
- the nhaD gene encoding sodium:proton antiporter NhaD, whose protein sequence is MPPIRFIPLTLFFLLLPVSAFASVAGLETINLTDHAVGYFALLIFVVAYVLVILEEQTHLQKSKPVLLAAGIIWAMIAYVYASHGLNETTEEALRHNFLEYAELFFFLLVAMTYISAMIERDVFQALHFWLVSKGFSYRQMFWMTGILAFFISPIADNLTTALIMCTVVMTVGASRPEFVAISCVNIVVAANAGGAFSPFGDITTLMVWQKGIIDFGDFFKLFIPSLVNFAVPAAIMHYFIPVGLPTLPEEDSAEIKHGGLVIVGLFLGTIVTAVLFHQILHLPSAFGMLTGFGYLKFFGYYLRMKHRREFSSFDSVPGSEGQGSGFNVFSQIAKAEWDTLFFFYGVIMCVGGLGFIGYLSIASEFIYGELGATYANIIVGVMSAIVDNIPVMFAVLTMNPDMPEVQWLLVTLTAGVGGSLLSVGSAAGVALMGQARGSYTFFSHLKWTPAIALGYAASIGAHMLING